CTCTGCTTCATCAAAAAGCTTGCGGGCCACCAGCAGGGCTTCCTCATAAGCCGCCGTAGACAGCGACTGGCTGCCCACATGGAAGCAGATGCCCATGGCATGAAGGCCGGCCTCCTGCGCAGCTTTCAGTAAATCCAGCGCCTCTTCCACAGGTGCACCGAACTTCGTATTGAGGTCTACCAAGGCCTTGTTGTTGCGCACAGCAATACGCACGAGCACATCCGCACCAGGCACAGCCTTGGCCATCTTGTCGATTTCCGACGGGTCATCAAAGGTAAAACGGCGTACATTATATGCAGCCGCAGCCTTAAGCCCGCGTTCATCCTTTACCGGATTGGCATATATCATCTGCGAACCATCTACGCCTAATTCATGGAGAATTTCCATCTCACCAGCCGAGGCCACATCAAAATGGGAACCAAGGCCCGCCAGCAGAGATAAAATCTCGGGTGTCGGGTTCGCCTTCATCGCATAAAATACTCCCGCCCGCGGCAAATGACGGCGCATAAACTGGTAGTTCTCCTCAACTTTGTCCAGTGATGCCACCAAAAAGGGCGTTGGAAAACGCTCTGCAAGCGTTTTTACTTCTTTTTCGTTCAGTCTGAAATTTTTCATAACACAACCCATTCCGTATTTGATTTAAGATGAATTGACAAATGTTCATCTCATGAGTTACATTGTAATATATCTGATACATTTTAACAATATAAAATCGAAATAAAAGCTTCTTTTTCCCATATTTTAGCAGGAAGTGCATGGCGGGCAAAATTTTTTCCCGGCTGTCAAGTAAAAATACTTGCACCCCCTCCCTTTTTGTGCTAAAATACCATTATTGTGTGTTAGGAGCAGTAGGCTCCCACAGGTTTAAGGAGGTGTAACACATGGCAAGTGTTTGCGAAATCTGCGCTAAAGGCGAACTGTCTGGCAACAATGTCAGCCATTCCCATCTGAAGACGAGACGCACTTGGAAGCCGAACATCCAGCGTGTACGCGCTGTTGTTGAAGGCGAAGTGAAACGTGTCAACGTCTGCACGCGTTGCCTGCGTTCTGGTAAGGTTCAGCGTGCCCTTTAATTTGCGCATAAATATCACCAAAAGCTGATATATCATAAAATAACCCTATCGCAGTTGCGGTAGGGTTATTTTATATGTGCTGTCATTGTTTTTCCCAAGGCCTTGTGCTAGACTTAAACGTATAATACATGCAATACGAAACTATCCAAAGAGGGTGAACATCCTATGGCTATACCATACAATATCATAGACTTTGATATGCAAATCGGGCGGCAGAAGCCGGAGACCATCCGTCACCCGGATAACTACTGTCCCTTCTGCCATACAGATGAGCTCACGGACATCATCGCCACCGATGGCCCCATCATCCTCCTGCGCAATAAATACAATGTACTGTCCGGCACGGAACAGTTCGTCCTCATCGAAACGAATGCCTGCCAAAGCGATATGCCCGACTACACGCCCGAGCATATGCAGCGCCTGATACGCTTCGGCCTCTATCATTGGCAAAAAATGCTGCACTCCGGCAAATACGATGATGTGGTATTCTTCAAAAACTACGGCCCCCTGTCGGGCGGAACCATCCGCCACCCCCATATGCAGCTTGTGGCCTTCCCCCATCTTGCACAGCCCCTTACCGTCTATCCCGAAGAATTTGCCGGGGAAATCATCACCAATGAAAACGACGTGGAATTTAACATTTCCACCAATCCCCGCATTGGTTTCTGGGAACTTAACATCATCCCGTCAGAAATCGAAAGCACGGAGGCCATCCACACCATAGCCAAATTCCTGCAAATTGGCACTGAATATCTAACCCGTCATTTCCATAAAGGACAGGTTCATAGCTACAACATCTTTTTCTACCAGCTAAAGAATCAGGTCTACGCCAAAATCCTCCCTCGCTTCGCCACACCGCCCCTCTATATCGGCTACGGCGTTCATGTGCGGCCCACCAATATAAAAGAAGCCACCCAGGAAATCCGGCGGCTCTACTTCCATAACTAAAGAAGGTCATCTGACCCGTCAAAAAATTGACATGTCAGATGACCTTTTCTTATGCTTCTTTTTTGTCGAAGGGTACGTGATTGAGGATGAGGTCCGGATTGTTGTCGGTAATCCAGCCCAAAGCCCATTCGTTGTTCACGAGCAGCACCGGGTTATTGTGGCGGTCGTAGACGAACATACCACGGTCAGCGCCTTTGAGTTCAGCCGGCGTTACTTCATGGCCGTCTTCAAAGGCCATCCAGCGCGCCACCTCATAGGGCTGCATATTCATTTCGATATCCACGTTATACTCGTTCTTGAGGCGGTATTCGAGCACTTCAAACTGCAGCGTACCGACGGTGCCGACAATGTAGGATTCCGTACCGGCACCAGCCTGTTGGAACAACTGAATCGCACCTTCCTGTGTCAACTGCTCAATCCCCTTGACGAACTGCTTGCGCTTCATGGTGTCCTTGGCCTGTACGCGGGCGAATTTTTCAGGCGGGAATACCGGGAAATCGGCATATTTGAACTTATGGCCGGCATCGCAGACCGTATCGCCGATACCAAACACGCCCGGGTCAAAAAGACCAACGATATCGCCGGGATAAGCCGTGTCAATAATCTGTCTGTCCTGCGCCAGGAACTGCTGGGGCTGGGCAAGTTTCAGCATCTTGCCCGTGCGTTCATGCCAGACTTCCATATTGCGCTCGAATTTGCCGGAGCAAATGCGGATAAAGGCCAGACGGTCACGGTGCGCCGGGTTCATGTTTGCCTGAATCTTGAATACAAAGCCCGAGAACTTTTCATCGTTGGCGGCAATCAAACCTTCCGAGGACTTGCGCGGCTGCGGCGTCGGCGCCATTTCAATATAGCCTTCCAGGAAGTCCTGCACACCGAAGTTGGTCATGGCCGAGCCAAAGAACATCGGCGTCAGTTCACCAGCATTGACCTTTTCCATGTCAAATTCTTCACCGGCTTCGCTCAAGAGTTCCAAGTCTTCCTGCAATGCTTCCCAAACATCTTCACCAACGCGTTCGATAACCTGCGGGTCATCCGGTTCAAATACATCGGCTACGCGGGCTTCTTGACCATGGGTGGTATCGGCGGCAAAGAGCAGCACCTTGTCGTTGCGGCGGTCATACACGCCCATATACTGACCATCCTGACCAATCGGCCAGTTCATAGGATAGGAGCGAATGCCCAACACGTTTTCGATTTCGTCCATCAAGTCAATCGGCGCCTTGCCGAAATGGTCGAGCTTGTTGACAAAGGTAAAGATAGGGATACCACGCTGTTTGCAGACCTTAAAGAGCTTTTTCGTCTGCGCCTCGACGCCCTTGGCTACGTCGATAACCATGACGGCGCTGTCCACAGCCATCAAAGTGCGGTAGGTATCTTCACTGAAGTCCTGATGGCCCGGCGTATCGAGAATGTTGATACGGCAGCCATCGTAATCGAACTGCAACACGGACGAAGTTACAGAGATACCGCGCTGCTTTTCAATTTCCATCCAGTCGGACACCGCATGACGCTGCGTCTTGCGAGATTTGATGGAACCGGCCAGATGAATGGCACCACCGTAGAGCAAAAGTTTTTCCGTCAACGTCGTCTTACCAGCATCCGGGTGCGAGATGATGGCAAAGGTACGACGCTTTTCAATTTCTTTATCAAGTTCTGCGCTTAAAGCTG
The Selenomonas ruminantium AC2024 DNA segment above includes these coding regions:
- a CDS encoding type III PLP-dependent enzyme; the protein is MKNFRLNEKEVKTLAERFPTPFLVASLDKVEENYQFMRRHLPRAGVFYAMKANPTPEILSLLAGLGSHFDVASAGEMEILHELGVDGSQMIYANPVKDERGLKAAAAYNVRRFTFDDPSEIDKMAKAVPGADVLVRIAVRNNKALVDLNTKFGAPVEEALDLLKAAQEAGLHAMGICFHVGSQSLSTAAYEEALLVARKLFDEAEAMGMHLTDLDIGGGFPVPDAKGLNVDLAAMMEAINKQIDRLFPNTAVWTEPGRYMCGTAVNLVTSVIGTKTRGPQPWYILDEGIYGCFSGIMYDHWTYPLHCFGKGTKKPSTFGGPSCDGIDVLYRDFMAPELKIGDKVLVTEMGSYTSVSATRFNGFYLAPTIIFEDQPEYAARLTEDDEVKSKAAV
- the rpmB gene encoding 50S ribosomal protein L28, encoding MASVCEICAKGELSGNNVSHSHLKTRRTWKPNIQRVRAVVEGEVKRVNVCTRCLRSGKVQRAL
- a CDS encoding DUF4931 domain-containing protein, with the protein product MPYNIIDFDMQIGRQKPETIRHPDNYCPFCHTDELTDIIATDGPIILLRNKYNVLSGTEQFVLIETNACQSDMPDYTPEHMQRLIRFGLYHWQKMLHSGKYDDVVFFKNYGPLSGGTIRHPHMQLVAFPHLAQPLTVYPEEFAGEIITNENDVEFNISTNPRIGFWELNIIPSEIESTEAIHTIAKFLQIGTEYLTRHFHKGQVHSYNIFFYQLKNQVYAKILPRFATPPLYIGYGVHVRPTNIKEATQEIRRLYFHN
- a CDS encoding peptide chain release factor 3, translated to MSALSAELDKEIEKRRTFAIISHPDAGKTTLTEKLLLYGGAIHLAGSIKSRKTQRHAVSDWMEIEKQRGISVTSSVLQFDYDGCRINILDTPGHQDFSEDTYRTLMAVDSAVMVIDVAKGVEAQTKKLFKVCKQRGIPIFTFVNKLDHFGKAPIDLMDEIENVLGIRSYPMNWPIGQDGQYMGVYDRRNDKVLLFAADTTHGQEARVADVFEPDDPQVIERVGEDVWEALQEDLELLSEAGEEFDMEKVNAGELTPMFFGSAMTNFGVQDFLEGYIEMAPTPQPRKSSEGLIAANDEKFSGFVFKIQANMNPAHRDRLAFIRICSGKFERNMEVWHERTGKMLKLAQPQQFLAQDRQIIDTAYPGDIVGLFDPGVFGIGDTVCDAGHKFKYADFPVFPPEKFARVQAKDTMKRKQFVKGIEQLTQEGAIQLFQQAGAGTESYIVGTVGTLQFEVLEYRLKNEYNVDIEMNMQPYEVARWMAFEDGHEVTPAELKGADRGMFVYDRHNNPVLLVNNEWALGWITDNNPDLILNHVPFDKKEA